A genomic segment from Luteolibacter ambystomatis encodes:
- the pyrR gene encoding bifunctional pyr operon transcriptional regulator/uracil phosphoribosyltransferase PyrR: MNRTLSAEEIAQAVETLADAIRTRTEGKPIALVGIRSRGDEVAERLCNLLADEDRELDLGILDISLYRDDFEHLHENPKLQESDIPFTVDGAHIILVDDVLFTGRTIRAALDALSDWGRPGRVELAALIDRGHREMPIQPDYVGLVLETNRLDHVYVSLENTDGKDFIEVVEPGSK; encoded by the coding sequence ATGAACCGCACCCTTTCCGCCGAAGAAATCGCGCAAGCGGTCGAGACTCTGGCCGATGCGATCCGCACCCGCACCGAGGGCAAGCCGATCGCCCTCGTGGGCATCCGCAGCCGCGGCGACGAGGTCGCGGAGCGCCTTTGCAATCTCCTCGCCGATGAAGACCGCGAGCTTGATCTCGGCATTCTCGACATCTCGCTCTACCGCGATGACTTCGAGCATCTCCACGAGAATCCGAAGCTCCAGGAAAGCGACATCCCTTTCACTGTCGATGGCGCGCACATCATTCTCGTGGATGACGTGCTTTTCACCGGCCGCACCATCCGTGCCGCGCTGGATGCCCTCTCCGATTGGGGGCGTCCCGGCCGGGTCGAACTGGCTGCCTTGATCGACCGCGGCCACCGCGAAATGCCGATCCAGCCGGATTACGTCGGCCTGGTGCTGGAGACGAACCGTCTCGACCACGTCTACGTTTCGTTGGAGAATACCGACGGCAAGGATTTCATCGAAGTGGTCGAACCCGGATCCAAATAA
- the purD gene encoding phosphoribosylamine--glycine ligase produces the protein MKILVVGKGGREHALVRALAESPGAPELFCFPGSDAILEIARPVPADGLESLVGWMKANAIDLCVAGEESYLVKNEGLANLCEQAGIPCWGPHKQSAQLEASKEFAKQFLFRHKIPTAAVTVVDTIEEARAAINGVYPTVLKFDGLAAGKGVAVCPDEASAEEFLKEVLVERRFGEGRLLVEECLTGPEVSIFAAVVDDGFLIFTPARDYKRIGEGDAGPNTGGMGAVASRRLIDVHLLETIERDIVSPTVLGLRHDGLPYRGFLYFGLMLTPQGPKVIEYNCRFGDPECQAVMPLVSGDLAGFCLAGAKGELAPELIRFSEGWSVCVILASAGYPESSHSGDRISGLDFVDGARVYHAGTRKTCEGDWETNGGRVLAVVAGAESREEAVSRAHAATDLVTFPGSQRRRDIGIMHFE, from the coding sequence ATGAAAATTCTGGTTGTTGGCAAAGGCGGGCGTGAACACGCGCTGGTTCGCGCGTTGGCGGAATCCCCGGGGGCTCCGGAGCTGTTCTGCTTCCCGGGCAGCGATGCGATCTTGGAAATCGCCCGGCCCGTCCCCGCCGATGGCCTCGAATCCCTCGTCGGGTGGATGAAGGCCAATGCCATCGACCTCTGCGTGGCCGGTGAGGAAAGCTATCTCGTGAAAAACGAGGGCCTCGCCAATCTCTGCGAGCAGGCAGGCATCCCGTGCTGGGGACCGCACAAACAGTCCGCCCAGCTTGAGGCCAGCAAGGAGTTCGCGAAGCAGTTCCTGTTCCGCCACAAGATTCCGACAGCCGCGGTCACGGTGGTGGACACCATCGAGGAAGCTCGCGCCGCCATCAACGGCGTCTACCCGACCGTGCTGAAGTTCGATGGCCTCGCCGCGGGCAAGGGCGTGGCGGTTTGTCCGGATGAAGCATCCGCGGAGGAGTTCCTGAAGGAAGTGCTGGTCGAGCGCCGCTTTGGCGAAGGCCGCCTTCTGGTCGAGGAATGCCTGACCGGCCCGGAAGTTTCCATCTTTGCCGCCGTGGTGGATGACGGCTTCCTGATTTTCACCCCGGCGCGCGATTACAAGCGCATCGGAGAAGGGGACGCCGGTCCGAACACCGGTGGCATGGGCGCGGTCGCCAGCCGCCGACTGATCGACGTCCACCTGCTCGAAACCATCGAGCGCGACATCGTTTCCCCCACCGTGCTCGGCTTGCGTCACGATGGCCTGCCCTACCGCGGCTTCCTCTACTTCGGCCTGATGCTCACTCCGCAGGGGCCGAAGGTGATCGAATACAACTGCCGCTTCGGCGATCCGGAGTGCCAGGCGGTGATGCCGCTGGTGTCCGGGGATCTCGCGGGCTTCTGCCTCGCGGGCGCGAAGGGCGAACTGGCCCCGGAGCTGATCCGCTTCAGCGAGGGCTGGAGCGTGTGCGTGATCCTCGCTTCCGCCGGTTATCCGGAAAGCTCCCACAGCGGCGACCGCATCAGCGGCCTCGATTTCGTGGATGGCGCGCGCGTTTACCATGCCGGCACCCGCAAGACCTGCGAGGGCGATTGGGAGACGAATGGCGGCCGCGTGCTCGCCGTGGTGGCCGGGGCGGAGTCCCGCGAGGAGGCCGTAAGCAGGGCCCACGCCGCCACCGATCTCGTCACGTTCCCCGGCTCGCAACGCCGCCGGGACATCGGCATCATGCATTTCGAATGA